ATCCCTCACCTGACAGGATAAATGGATACCCACAGGTATACCTGCAGTTACAAGACATTAAATTGATCAAAACAATATGACATGAAGCGAAGAGATCCTAACTAGGGATGTAATCCTCACTAACCATCAAATGCGTACGCGGATCATAgttacccattgccatccctaatACAAACCCTCTTTTAGGCGCTATTGCTGGAGTCTGAAACTTTTGTAGACCGAGAAAGTAAGGGACCAAACATGCCCTCCGTTTATGTGTCTCCGTGCCGTCATTGGCTTCATTGTGCGACACTGCGGGCACGACCAGCGAACTCGCGATCCTCGGATCATCGGCCTTTTGCCGGCCCAACAGATGTGACGGCAGGCCGCACCGGCAAGCCAGAATCGGACGCGGACAGAAACCTCACGAGATGCGTTGGCCGCGCTTCCGTGCCATCTGGGGTGCCGGGCGCCAGGCACGATGCCATCTTCTTCAGGGCGGCGCCGTCTCGGTAACCGCCGTCAAACACGAAGGCGGACGTGaccggcgcgtcgtcgacgccgtATCGCTCAGCGGTCCGTATCCGCTCCACCGGCAGGTCGAAGCACGGCGAAGGGCAATATCCGTGGGTCGCGCCGACGCCACGGTCGTCCCCTTCCCCCAGCTCCACGGCCAGGAAGTCGAAGATGATGTTGCTGCCGGAGTAGAGCGAGGAGCACTCGAGCTTCTCCAGCGACGCGGCGCGGCTCGGCACTTGGGGGTGCTCTTGCTCCTTGGGCTGGTCTTGTTCCGGCGCCGTTGGCTGCTGGCTCTTGCTGCCACT
Above is a genomic segment from Lolium rigidum isolate FL_2022 unplaced genomic scaffold, APGP_CSIRO_Lrig_0.1 contig_54461_1, whole genome shotgun sequence containing:
- the LOC124681744 gene encoding uncharacterized protein LOC124681744 → MSQTPVAEPSDDPNAFTCVTLLACCLPGLSKKKPEESGSKSQQPTAPEQDQPKEQEHPQVPSRAASLEKLECSSLYSGSNIIFDFLAVELGEGDDRGVGATHGYCPSPCFDLPVERIRTAERYGVDDAPVTSAFVFDGGYRDGAALKKMASCLAPGTPDGTEARPTHLVRFLSASDSGLPVRPAVTSVGPAKGR